A window of the Brassica oleracea var. oleracea cultivar TO1000 chromosome C1, BOL, whole genome shotgun sequence genome harbors these coding sequences:
- the LOC106323257 gene encoding UDP-glycosyltransferase 84A3-like: protein MEPSLEHVMLVSFPGQGNINPLLRLGKLIASKGLLVTFVTTEQPWGEKMRQANKIQDGVLKPVGLGFLRFEFFNDGLADDDEKRTNFQAFRPHLELVGKREIKNLIKRNEQEEKQPVRCLINNAFVPWVCDVADELLIPSAVLWVQSCACLTAYYYYHHRLVKFPTKTEPEINVEIPSLPLLKHDEIPSFLHPSSPFAAYGEVILDLLKRLENHKPLFVFIDTFQELEKEIIDHMSNLCPQVKFSPLGPLFKMAQTISSDVKGDISAPASDCMEWLDSREPSSVVYISFGTIVHLKQEQFEEIAHGVLCSGLSFLWVVRPPMEGSSVKPYVLPPELEEKGKIVEWCPQERVLAHPAVACFLSHCGWNSTMEALSSGVPMVCFPMWGDQVTDAVYLVDVFKTGVRLGRGAAEEKIVLREVVSEKLLEATVGEKAVELRESARRWKEEAEAAVAYGGSSDRNFQEFVDELVTKSVARKDNGEYS from the coding sequence ATGGAACCGTCTCTTGAGCATGTGATGCTCGTATCTTTCCCAGGCCAAGGTAACATAAACCCTCTACTTCGTCTCGGAAAGCTCATAGCTTCGAAAGGCCTACTGGTCACCTTTGTCACCACAGAGCAGCCATGGGGAGAGAAGATGCGTCAAGCCAACAAGATTCAAGACGGCGTGCTCAAACCGGTCGGTTTAGGTTTCCTCCGGTTCGAGTTCTTCAACGATGGGTTAGCAGACGATGACGAAAAAAGAACCAACTTCCAAGCCTTCCGACCACACCTTGAACTTGTCGGAAAACGGGAGATCAAGAACCTCATCAAGAGAAACGAGCAAGAGGAAAAGCAACCTGTGAGGTGTCTTATAAACAACGCTTTTGTGCCGTGGGTGTGTGACGTGGCTGATGAGCTTCTTATCCCTTCGGCTGTTCTTTGGGTCCAGTCTTGCGCTTGTCTCACCGCTTATTATTATTACCACCACCGGTTAGTTAAGTTTCCGACCAAAACTGAGCCGGAGATTAACGTTGAAATCCCAAGCTTACCGTTGTTGAAGCATGACGAGATCCCAAGCTTCCTTCACCCTTCATCTCCCTTTGCAGCTTATGGAGAAGTCATTTTAGACCTGCTCAAGCGACTTGAAAACCACAAGCCTCTCTTTGTTTTCATCGACACTTTTCAAGAACTAGAAAAAGAGATCATTGACCACATGTCTAACCTTTGTCCTCAAGTCAAGTTTAGCCCTCTCGGTCCTCTCTTCAAGATGGCTCAAACCATAAGCTCTGACGTTAAGGGAGACATCTCTGCCCCAGCGAGTGACTGCATGGAGTGGCTCGACTCGAGAGAACCATCCTCAGTCGTCTATATCTCCTTTGGGACTATAGTCCACTTGAAGCAAGAGCAGTTCGAGGAGATCGCTCATGGTGTTTTGTGTTCTGGTTTGTCGTTCTTATGGGTGGTTCGGCCTCCTATGGAAGGGTCAAGCGTGAAACCATATGTTTTGCCTCCTGAGCTTGAAGAGAAAGGGAAGATCGTTGAATGGTGTCCTCAAGAGAGAGTGTTGGCTCATCCTGCGGTTGCTTGCTTCTTAAGTCACTGCGGATGGAACTCGACAATGGAGGCTCTGTCTTCGGGAGTTCCCATGGTCTGTTTTCCGATGTGGGGAGATCAGGTTACTGATGCTGTGTACTTGGTTGATGTTTTCAAGACAGGAGTGAGACTTGGTCGCGGAGCGGCTGAGGAGAAGATTGTTCTGAGGGAGGTTGTGTCGGAGAAGCTGCTTGAGGCCACCGTTGGGGAAAAGGCGGTGGAGCTTAGAGAAAGCGCGCGGAGGTGGAAGGAAGAAGCGGAGGCAGCCGTGGCGTACGGTGGATCATCGGATAGGAACTTTCAAGAGTTTGTGGACGAGTTGGTTACGAAATCTGTGGCGAGAAAAGACAACGGAGAATACTCATGA